In the Campylobacter sputorum subsp. sputorum genome, TCTATTGCTTAGTTTTGCGGCTGAAACCAAAGCACTGTCTGTTATTGTAACATTATGATGAACTTCTAGTTTTTCTTTTATGCCGCGTAAAATTTGCAATGCTTCATTCACAGTTGGCTCAGGTACATTTACAGGCTGAAATCTTCTTTGAAGGGCGGCATCTTTTTCAAAATATTTTCTATATTCTTTTAGAGTTGTTGCACCTATGGTATGAAGTTCGCCTCTTGCAAGGGCTGGTTTTAGTATATTTGCAGCGTCCATTGATCCCTCGCTTGCACCAGCTCCTACTATGGTGTGAATTTCATCTATAAAAAGTATAATGTTTTTAGCTTTGATAACCTCATTTATCACAGCTTTTAGCCTATCTTCAAACTCACCTCTGTATTTTGCACCAGCGATTAACGCACTCATATCAAGTGCTACAACGCGTTTGTTTGCAAGGCTTGTTGGAACTTCCTTTTTTACTATCATTTGTGCAAAACCCTCTACTATCGCAGTTTTACCAACACCTGGCTCGCCAAGTAATATAGGGTTATTTTTAGTTTTTCTTATGAGAATTTGCATCATTCTTTGAATTTCTTCATCTCGCCCTATAACAGGATCAAGTTTTCCTTCACTAGCCTTTTGTGTTATGTCTATACCAAATTTAGCAAGACTATCAAGGGTATCATCGCTGGTTTGAGAGTCTATTTTTCTATCTCCTCTTATTAAATCAAGTTCTTTTTTTATATCTGTTAAATCTGCAAATTTTGATAATACATCTTTTATAGGAGAGTTGTTTAAATTTGCTAAAATCCAAGTATCAACAGCTATAAAGCTATCGCCTAAATTTGCCATATAGCCTCTTGCGTTTTCAAAAGAATTAACAAGTTCTGAGCTTATTTTTATGTTTTCTTTTGTTACATTTGAAGATGTAGGCAAATTTTGTATTAAGCTTTTTATATCAAGTTCTACGGCTTGTTTTGATATATTTAGTTTATTAAAAATTTGATTTAAAATCGAATTTGAATCAACTACCAAATTCCAAAGCAGGTGGATAACTTTAACTTCGCTATTTTTGCTATGAAGTGCTAAACCTACGCTATTTTCTAAATTTGTTCTCATTTGATCTGTTAGAATTTCAAATACATTCGCCATTTTTAATCCTTTTATATTTATAATGCTGATATTATATAATTTTAGTCTAATAATGTCAAGTTTATTTAATAAATATTTTTAACTATGCATAATTTTTTTAAATTAAAATAGTAAAAATAAAAATATTTTTATATCTTTTTTAGGGAATTAAGACTAAAATATTGTTTTAAAATAGAGCTAGGAGTATTAAAGTTGAAATTTTCAAAAGATGGTTTAAGGTTGAGCTTGGTTGGAGCTATAGTATTTTTTGTATTATGCATAACAGAGCTTTTTGCAAAAGAAGATAGCGTTATTATTAAAAATACAGAATCTTTGGCAAAAATGACAAAAGTAATGTCTATAGTTGAAAACTATTATGTAGATGATTTAAATTTAAGCGATATCATAGATAAATCTATTTCTGGGCTTTTATCAAATTTAGATGCACACTCTGGTTATCTTGATGAAAAATCATACAAAGATATGCAAGTTCAAACGAGTGGCGAGTTTGGCGGACTTGGCATAACAGTTGGTATGAAAGATGGTGCACTTACGGTTATTGCCCCTATTGATGATACACCTGCTTATAAAGCTGGTGTAAAAGCTGGTGATGTTATTTTAATGATAGATGGAAATTCTACTATAAATACAAATTTAGAAGAAGCCGTTAAAAAAATGCGTGGCGAACCAAAAACAGACATAACTCTTACGCTTGTTAGAAAAGGTGAGCCAAAACCGATTGAAGTTAAGATAACAAGAGATATTATAAAAGTTGATTCTGTTAAAGCTAAAATGATAGAAGATGAAAATATACTTTACATAAGAGTTTCGAATTTTGATCAAAATGTAGAAAAAAAAGTCGTAGAAGCAGTTAAAAAGTATCCAAAAGTAAAAGGAATTGTTTTAGACCTTAGAAATAATCCTGGCGGGCTTTTAGATCAGGCTGTAAATCTTACAAATGTGTTTGTAAAAGATGGGGTTATAGTTTCTCAAAAAGGCAGAAATTCCAATGAAAATGTGATTTTTAATGCAAAAGCTTCTAAAAAAATAACAGACACACCTCTTGCTGTTTTAGTAAATGGTGGAAGTGCAAGTGCAAGCGAGATTGTAAGCGGTTCGCTTCAAGATCATAAAAGAGCTATTATTATAGGTGAAAATACATTTGGAAAAAGTAGCGTTCAAATGGTAATGCCTCTTGGTAAATCAGAAGCTATAAGGCTTACTATAGCAAGGTATTATCTGCCAAGTGGCAGAACTATACAAGCTGTTGGTGTAAAACCAGATCTTGTAGTTTATCCTGGAGCTGTTCCAAGAAAAGAGTTTGATTTTAACATAAAAGAGAGTGATTTAAAACAACATTTACAAAGTGAGCTTGAAAAAGTTGAGAAATCAGATAAAACCGATAATAAAACAGAAGAAGATAAAAAAGATATGATAACAAAAACTCAGGTTATGGAAGATATACAGCTTAAAACTGCTATAGATACTATTAAAATTCAAAATATACAAATTAATCATTAAGGAAAGGAGATTAAAAATGAAAATCACAAAAAAAGATATGATTTACGAGGGAAAAGGTAAAAAAATGTGGTCTGTTAATGAAGACCAGGATTATTTGATAGCTGAATTTAAAGATGATTTAACTGCTTTTAATGGTGAAAAAAAATCAAGCGAGAGTGGTAAAGGTGCGTTAAATAATAAAATAAGCACACAGCTTTTTAAACTTCTTGAATCAAACGGTATAAAAACAGCTCTTGTTGAGACTATAAGCGATACTGAACAAGTTGTTAGAAAATGTCAAATAGTTCCACTTGAAATTATTGTAAGAAATATAGCCACAGGCTCTCTTACAAAAAGACTTGGTATAAAAGAAGGCACAGTGCTTCCATTTTCTTTAGTTGAGTTTTGTTATAAAGACGATGATTTGGGCGATCCGATACTAAATGATGAGCATTGTATAATACTTGGCGCCGTAAAAACTCAAGATGATTTGGAAAAATTAAAATCAATAGCTAGAAAAATTAACTCAATACTATTTAAATTTTTTGAAGAAAAAAATCTTAAATTAGTTGATTTTAAGATAGAACTAGGTGTAGATAAAGATGGAAATATCCTTTTGGCTGATGAAATAAGTCCAGATAGTTGTCGTTTTTGGGATGCTACAACAAATGAAAAACTAGACAAAGATAGATTTAGACAAAACATTGGCAATGTAAAAGTCGCTTATGAAGAAGTTTTGAGAAGAATTTTATCTTAAGGTTTGTAATGAAAGTAGTTGTAAATGTAAGATTAAAAAGCGGAGTTTTAGATCCACAAGGCAAGGCAGTAGAGCATGCTCTTGCCTCTCTTGGTTTTGATAGCATAAATAGTGTTAGGATTGGCAAGCAAATAGTTTTAGATGTAAAAGAAGCAGATGAAAACGATATCAAAAAAGATATAGAAAAAATGTGCGAAGAACTGCTTGCAAATACAGTTATAGAAGATTATGAGATAGTATTATGAAAGTAGCCATTATAAATTTCCCAGGCACAAACTGCGAGAGAGACACAAAATACGCTTTTGATAAACTAGATTGTCAAACTGAAATTTTGTGGCATAAAGAAGATAGCATAAATGCTGATTTGGTAGTTTTACCTGGTGGATTTAGTTACGGAGATTATCTAAGAACTGCAGCTATTGCTAAATTTAGTCCTATTATGAAAGCTGTTGTAGAACATGCTAAAAAAGGTGGTTATGTTTTAGGAATTTGCAATGGCTTTCAAATGTTACTAGAGTTAAAGCTTTTAGATGGAGCAATGAATAGAAATATAGGTCTTTCTTTCATATCTAAGTTTCATTATCTTAGAGTTGTTAGTAATTCAAATAAATTTCTTTCTAAATTTAACATTAATGATATTTTAAATATTCCTATAGCACACGGCGAGGGAAATTATTTTGTTGATGAATATAGCTTAAAAGCTATGTATGATAACGAGCAAGTTTTGCTTAAATACTGCGATGAGTTTGGAAATTCGCTAAATCCAAATGGATCAGTTGATGATATTGCTGGAATTTGTGATAAAAATAAAAAGATTTTTGGTCTTATGCCCCATCCTGAAAGAGCCGTAGAAAAGATTCTAGGAAGTGAAGATGGTATAAATATGCTAAAAGGACTCTTATATTGAGATTTTTTTTAGTATCTATACTTTTCATATCAACTCTTTTTGGCGAACCTAGTGTATTTGATATGTTTAATGAGGCGTTATCTAAAGAAAATACTCAAAAGGATGAAAAAGATACAAAAATTTTAGATCTTTTTAAATCTACACAAAAAGATTCACAGGCAGATAAAAAAACGCAACAAAACAACCAAAATAATCAAATTAGCGTAGAAGAGATGCAAAGCGTAGCTCCAACTGATGAGGTAAATTTAAATTTAAAAGATGAACAAATTTACGAAAAAGTTGAACCAGTTAAAATAAATTTAAATGTATTAAATATGCCAAAAAGCGTATTGCAAAATGAGATTTTTAAATTTGATGTTATCGCAGATATTAGCGATAATATAGATATATCTATGCATACAGACATAACAACATCATCAAATTTAGAAATTTTAAATCCTAATTTTGAGTGGATTGATGTAGGAAATGGCAAGTATAAAGCTACAATTTGGTCTGTGATAAAAAATAGCTCAAATTCTAACATAAACTTAAAACTAACTTTAAATAAAAATGGCGAATTTTATCAGTCTGCTTCTATATCTCCGCAATTTCCAAAGATAAGCATATTAAATACAAATTCAAATTTCTCGCAAATAGTTGCAGACGATTTGAAGATTTTGAAGTATAAAACAAGTCATTTTGATGATAAAAATTACATAATGGTTGTTGAAGCAAGAGTAAAAAACGGCGATTTGTCGCTTTTTCATTTAAACAATAAACACATAATAAAGCAAGGCGTTGATTCTATAAAAGGCGATTATAGCAATCAAAGTGCATTTTATTTTGTAACATTTGACCCTGCTTTAAAAAGCTTGGATTTTAACTACTACAATACAAAATCAAAGAAATTTGAGAACTTCTCTTTGAAAGTTGAAGTTGAAGGCGATGATATAAGCACTCAAATAGGATTAAATCCACAAGAAAGCGAGTTTAAATTTTATAAAGATTTGCTTGTGTATTCTTTGATACTTTTCTTTGCTGCTATGTTTGTGTGGAAAAGAAAGTATTATATGCTTGTTTTAAGCGTTCTTTTTATAGCAATTGCCATTTATAGCTATAATCCTTTTGGTAAAGCAACACTTATGGCAAACTCAAATGTTCAGATTATCCCAACAGAAAGATCTACTATTTTTTATATATCAAAAAATAATGAAAGCGTAAAGATACTTGGTAGCAAAGATGATTATAAAAAAATCCTTATGAAAGATGATCAAATAGGATGGGTAAAAAGTGAAACTTTGGTTAAAAATTAGAGCTTTTATTTATAGTGTTGAGTTTATTCTCTCTGTGTTATTGGTTATACTACTAATGAGTATATTTAGAAAACATAATCATAAAATAAGACTCATTTGGGCTAAATTTCAACTCGCTTTTATAGGCATTAAAATAGATTTTCATGGTAGTTTTGACAATAGTGCAAATATGATTTTGATGAATCATCAAAGTTTGCTTGATATCATAGTTTTAGAAAGTATTTATCCAAGAAATTTAAGCTGGATTGCCAAAAAAGAAATAGGGGAAATTCCCATAATAGGGCTTATTTTAAAACTACCAAAAATGATACCAATTGATCGTAAAAATCCAAGATCTATAGTAGGGCTTTTAAAAGATGTAAAAGATAGATTAAATGATGGTAGAATCATAGCTATATTTCCAGAAGGAACAAGGAGTAGGGGAGATAAACTTCTTAAATTTCAAACTGGTGCTAAGGTTTTAACTCAAAAACTAAGCTTAAGCGTCCAACCCATCGTTCTTGTAAATACTAGAAAAATTATGGATAGTCAAGGTTTTAAGTTAAGCAAAGGAACTATAAAAGTTATAGCTCTTGATAAAGTTGATACTAGCGATGAAAATTGGCTTGAAAAAACTAGGGTAAAAATGCAAGAGTGTTTAAATAAAAATATATGAATATAGCTTCATTTTTTGCTGTTGGATTTGGCGGTTTTATAGGCGCTGTGCTTAGATTTTATGTTGGTATTTTATGCATTAAGCTTTTGCCAACATACTTTTATTTTTCTACTTTTATAGTAAATTTAATATCTTCATTTTTTATAGGATTTTTTCTAAGTTTTCTTATATCATCAAATTTAAAAAATTTCATAATTGTTGGAATTTTGGGTGGACTTAGCACATTTTCCACATTTAGTTACGAAAATTTTATATATTTACAAAATGGCGAATTTATGAAGTTATGTATAAATATCTTTTTAAATGTTTTATTGTGCCTAACTTTTTGTTATATAGGAAATTTCGTCGCTAAAGCATTTTGCATTTAAAAGATACAACGCTTTTATCAATAAAGCCATTTATCGGCGTTTAAAATAAACTAGAATTTACACGCAAGTTTTTAGATTAAGCAAGAGTTTTTTAGAGATAGCTTTAAGCTATCTCAAATTTATCTGAAATTATGTTCTGTTCCGAAGTATTTTTCTAAAATTTTCTTAAGAGCCTTTGTTTGAACTGACTCTTTTGGAGAGTTATTTAGTATATCCTCATAATCATACATTCTCTCATAGTAGTCGTTTGTATCTTGATTGTTTATTCTCATCATAGCACTATCGATACTTGCTCCTACAAATACACCTTTATTATCACTACTACTTCTTATATATGTTGCAAGTTCTCCCATCTCGTTTTTATAGCCACTTCCAACTCCATTTACAAAAGTTGCATTTGCATTTGCTTCTAGTGTTATTTGAGAGTCAAAAAAGTTTTTAAATGATCTTGATGTGTAAAATAGCATTATAACATCGCTTGATTGATATCCAAGTTGCAAACCAAGTCCAGCACCTCTATAGTCAAAAAACAGAGGAGAAGACCAAGTGTGATCGTGATTTTTCATCACAAAAATTCCTTTTCCACCTTGAAAAGATAGCACCGCACCACCTTTTTCAAGTCCAGGTATAATCGCTATGGCTCTTACATTTTTCATATTTTTACTATTTGGAGTTATTTTTTTATCAATTGCAAAATCTTGCAATAAATTTGTAGCTGCATATACTCTTTGGTTTTGAACTATATCAGCGTTTAAAAAACTAACTAAAAATGTGGCTATGAGTAAAAGTTTTTTCATTTTAAATTCCTTAAATCATATTTGTGTGTGATTATACACTTTTTTGCTTAATTTTTAGATAAATTTAAGCAAACTTTCATCACATTTGTAATACAATTGCTGAGCATTTTATATAAGAGTATGTAAGATGAAATTTATATTAAGGAGAAAACCATGAAAAAAGGTTTTACTATGATTGAGTTGATCTTCGTGATCGTTATTTTAGGTATTTTAGCAGCAGTTGCTATCCCAAGACTTTCAGCAACTAGAGATGATGCTGAGGCTGTAAAAGCAGCTACAAATCTTTCAACTATTATAAGTGATTTAGGTGCTTATTATACTTCCCAAGGGGCTTTTTCTAGTGAGTTATCGCAAATGACAAATGTTCAACTTACAGCAACACAAAAGGGTGCTGATGATGGCGATGGTGCACAAGGAAATTTGGCAGCAGCTGGAATTGATTGTCTTAAAGTTGTATTACATAAAGAAAATCCTATAAATGAAACTGTAGTTAATAGTGGTAAACCAGCTTATATAGCAGTTACAGCTCTAAATACCGACAAACCTATGTGTAAAAAAATTCATAGTATGGGATCAATTGATAAGATTTTAAAAGGTAAATTTAGTTATTCAGGTGTCACAACTGCTAAAACGAGTAGCAAAGCTGCCGTAATAGGCAATGTTGAAAGTAATTTAGGAGAGTTTGCAGTAAGTGGAATGGGTGTTAAATTCTAATTTATTATTAGAAATTTTATAAACACTACAAGCCCCTTTTTAAGGGGCTTTTTAAATTTAAAATATAAAATCCTTTTTCTATAAGAATTCCTAAATATTTTTGTATAAAAGTTTCAAATTTTTCTAAATTTATTTAAATTTATAAAAATCAATATTTTAATTTATTTTGACTAAAATTAAATTTTACTACTTCTAATTAATCTAATCAATGTGAGGGAAATTTTTGTTTTTTGTGATTATGGAGGAGTTTAGCAACCGCTATTTTAGCACAAATATATTGCTGTAAATCCTTAAAGTTACTTACAAAATTTTATTTTATAAAAAACTAATCAAAAAGCTCACTATGACTTCCTAAATCAACAAGAGTTAATACTAAAATCTTATTTTCTTTTCTATAAATTAGTAAAAAATCAGGTCTTATATGGCATTCTTCGTGGTTTTTATATGCTATGATTTTTATATCTTTTATCTAAAATTTCACCATTTGTTAACATATTGACGACTTTTTTTAACTCATTTACTAAGTCTTTATCGTGTTTTATTTTTTTAAAAGATTTTTTGAAGTTTTTTGTATATGCGACTTTAAATTTAGTCATTTTCTAGCTCATCAAAAAGCTTATCAATGTTTGTGTAAAATTTAAATTTACTAGGATTTTTTATAATTTCATCACTTTGTTTTATAGCTTCTAAAAGCTCATTTGATGGATTTGTGATAATCTTATAAGACTTAGTTAACTTTTGATTTATAGCATTTAACATAGCAATCAAACTTGCGTCTGCATTTGGTATGGTTATAATCATATTTTTCCTTTTTTTGCTTTCATTATACTAAATTTCTTTTAAATTATTACTTTAAATTTGTGTATTACGCAATGGAATTTAAGGTAAGTTTTATTATAATAATTGGTTTAGATGATTTCAAAGTTTTAATTTAGATAATTGCAAAAATAGATACAAAATATAGCAAGGCAGGGAATTTGATTTTTAAAGATTACACAATCTTGTTTAGAAATTTTGTTAATTTAAAAGCAAAATTTATGGAAAATTAAATGATTTCAATTTCGTTTTTTATCTTATCTTTACTATTTTTATTTTTTGTAAAACATAAATTTATTAAGATTTTTGGGGTTGCTTTTTGCTTTTTATTTTGCTTAGTTAGTATTTTTAATGTCTTATTGTTTCACTACACTGGAAGTTACTTAAATTTTGGAAATTTAAATATCTTTTTAATTAGCATTAAAGGAGCACCACTTTTAAGTTTTTATAAACAGATTTTATTTATTTTAGCCCTTGTTTTTGCTACTGTTTTATTTAGTGTTATAGTTTGTAAAAGAGTTAATTCTTTTAAAAAGAGTTTTAAATTTGCAAATATTTTGTGGGGAATTTCCGTGGTTTTAGCCATTTGTTTTAATCCGCTTACAAACTCGCTTTTGCAAATGTATATAATCTTAAACTTTCAGTATCATCCAGCTTTTATTAAGAAATTTAGTGAAATTTATAAAAAGCCAGTTTTTCAAAAACCTTTAAAAAATAAAAATATAGTTTATATTTATTTGGAGAGTTTTAGTAGAAATTTCACTACTAAATTTGAAAACTTAACGCCAAATATCAATGCTTTATCAAATAGACTTGAATTTTCTAATATAAATCAAATAAATAATGGTGCTAGTATTACATTAGAGGGACTTTTTGCAAGTGCGTGTGGTTATCCTTACTCTGTTACAATATATGGCGAAAAAAAAGAAAAATATACAGATTTAATGGGAGCTAAACCAAATTTTAAAAACTCAAATATGATTTGTGCAAATGAGCTTTTAAAAAAGCTAGGGTATTATACTTATTTTATAAAAGGTGCTAGTTTAGAGTTTCAAAACACAAGAGGGTTTTTAGAATATATGAAGTATGATGAAATGCAAGGCAAAGAAGAGCTCTTAAAAAGAGGTGCGAAAAGCTTAAACGAGTGGGGCGTGGATGATGATGAAATGTTTGAGTTTGCCTTTGATGACTTTTTAAGACTTTCTCAAAGTAAGGATAAGTTTTTGCAAGTTGTATTAAATGTAGGAATGCATGTTCCAAGTGGCTTTATCTCAAAAAAATGTGAAAATTTAAAATACCTTGATGGCTCAAATTCTATGCTAAATGCTGCTAAATGCACTGACTTTTTGATTGGAGAGTTTGTAAATAAAATCAGGGCTTCAAAATACTCCAAAAATACAATCATAGTTATGCAAAGCGATCATTTGTTGCCTTATAGTGTCGTTGATGGAATGAGTGATGAAAAAATGGGAGATTTTAAACTATTTTTTACGATTTTGGATGATGATATAAATGGCACAAAAATAGTGCAAAATTATGGTTCATCGCTTGATACTTTTACTACTTTTTTGGGCTATATGGGGATAAGTGATGAGATGAATTTGGGTAGAAATATCTTAAAAGAAAAGTCAATCAACAAAAGTATCCCAGATCTATTTTATCAAGGTGCAATGATGATAGGCGATAGCGTAGAGTATAAGTAGTTTTAAAAACAAAGCTATCTTAATCTTTTCTCTCTATCTTTATAATCGATCATTAGATTTTTTATAAATTCATAAAATTCTTTTTTATGATGTGGATATATTAGGTGCGTTAGCTCGTGTAAGATGACATACTCTATCAAATCCGCATCTTTAAAAATCAAATTTAAATTTAAATTTATATAACCTTTTTTGGTATTGCAACTTCCCCAACGCGTCGACATTTTGCGTATGCAAATGCGGTTTATGGGTTTTTTGATATGTGGTTTGTATAAATTTATATAATGCGTAAAAATTTCTATAGCTTTTTGTTTTAGAAATTTTTCTAAATTTGCTTCATTTTTGGTTATTAAAGTGTCTTTTATAAACTCTGTTTTTTTAGTATTTTCATCAAATTTAAGGTTATAAATTTCACCTAAAAAGCTAATTTTATCCTTTGGTAAAAGATTTGATTTTATTTTTGATAAAGTTTTTTCTAGCCACTCTTTGTGTTTGTTTAGCATTTCATAGACTAAATTTTCATTGAAATTATAGGGGATATTAAGCGAAATTTCGCCAGTTTTACTAACTTTAAGTCGTGCGTATTTTATCTTTTTTATCGTTATGAAAATTTCAAAGTTATGAAAATTTATACAAGTCTTTTGTTTTGCCATTTTTTACTTTTCCATCTATAGGTATTTGCAAGTCCTCTTAGCCATTCATCACAAGCAAAACCAATCCAAACTCCTAAAATTCCCATTTGCATATAGATTCCAAGAAAATATCCAACAGGCAAAGAAACTCCCCACATAAAAATTATCCCCATTAAAAAAGGAAATTTTGCGTCACCACTTGCACGAAGAGAATTTACCATCACGATATTTAAAGTTCTGCCAAGCTCTAAAACAAGGCTTAGATAAAATAGTGGTCTCATTATATTTTTTAGCTCGTCATTTAAGTGGTATAGATTCATTATAAATTCTTTTGCTAACAAAACTATACACAAAAATATCGCCGTGCTAAAAATACCAACTTTAAGTGCAAGAAATGCTTTTTTGTATGCTAAATTTAGCTCATTTGATCCAACAAGCCTTCCTACTATGACTTCGTTTGCTATACTTATGGCACTTCCTCCAAAAAATATAAAAGCCGAAATTTGAAAGTATATAGTCTGAACGCTTAGCGAATTTTCGCCCATACTTGCTACAAAACTAAAAGCAACTAGATACTGACCTATCCAAAGCAGATTTTCGCCAGCACTTGGCATACCAACTGAGAGTATTTTTTGCAGTATAGAGAGTTTAAATTTAAAAAGCATTGCAAAATAAAATTTAAGTCCTATTATCCCAAATAACACAAAACACAGCATAAAAATACCGATAAATCTACCAAAAGCTGTTGAAATTCCAACTCCAAGTAGCCCAAGATGAGGCATACCAAAAGGCTCGAATAAAACTATAGCGTTTCCTATAATGGTTATTAAATTTATTATGATAGAAACTACTAAAATATGCATTGTATAGCCATAAACCCTAATTATAGTTGATATTAGTATGGCTATGGCATCTATGAAAAATACAACAGATAATGCCCTTAAATAATGTGTCGCATCTACTAAAAGTATGTCTGGGATGTTTAAAAGATGAAGTATTTCTTTTGAGAAAATAAAAACCAAAATGCCACAAATTAAGCCAAGCAGAGCATTAAAAGATATACTTATATGAGTTGCTTTTAGTGCAATTAGTTTCAAATTTGCCCCGAGTGCTTGAGCTACAAAAACAGAGCACCCAACAGCTAAAAAACTAAACACAGTTACAAAAAGGCTAAAAATTTGATTTCCAGCTCCCATAGCTCCAACTAAATTTACATCTATAAGGCTTATCATATATGTATTTATGATTATAGTTGCAAGCTTTAAAATCATATCAAGATAGATTGGAAAAGCTAATTTGCTAAGAGAAAAAGTTTTCAAGTTTCATCCGTAAAAATGAGGTAAGAGCTAATTTTATCAAAAAAGTTTAAATTTAAAGCCTATTTGAGAGCCAACACCTTCTTTACTTAGTATGATTAATGAAATATCGTGAAGTTTAAGCATAAATTTAACTATGTAAAGCCCCAATCCAAAAGAGTTATTCCAGTTGTTTTTATTTACGCGGTAAAATTTCTTTGTGACGAGTTTTATCTCATCTTGTGGTATGCCTATCCCTTTGTCAATAACCATAAATTTACCATTTTTTATCTCTATTAAAATATCGTCTTTTGAGTATTTAAGTGCATTTTCTACTAAATTTGCTATAACTTGCTCTATCATAGTTTTATCTGCATTCATAATGCTGTTATTATCGCTATTTATAATTATATTTCTATTTTGATATTTTTCTTGCAGACTTTGAGTTACTTCTTTTGCAAGTTGAGATATATCAAAATCCGTCTTTTTTATATTTATCTCTTCATCTTCTAAATTTATTTTTAATCTATCTATAAGATTTGTTAGTTTTATGCAGTTTTTTTCTATCTTGTTTGTAAATTTATTTTTTGTTGCTATGTCCATATTTGGATCATTTTGTATAGTTTGAATACTAGCTTGAATTATCGCAATTGGGTTTTTAAACTCGTGTGATATTGAGCTTAAAATTGCTTCAAGTTGCATATTTCTAAAGCGAATTTTGGCTGATTTTTTTCTATTTTTTTTATCCTTTTCTTGTAATTTTTCTTTTGTTAAATTTAAACTATCATATAATAGTTTTAGGTCGGTACTTTTTGTGTTTTCTAGAGCTACATTGTAATTGCTTTGTGAAATATTGCTTAAAAAGTCAATTATTTTATATATCTCTTTTTCTATGTGCGTTTGAAAAATTTTATATA is a window encoding:
- a CDS encoding S41 family peptidase, whose protein sequence is MKFSKDGLRLSLVGAIVFFVLCITELFAKEDSVIIKNTESLAKMTKVMSIVENYYVDDLNLSDIIDKSISGLLSNLDAHSGYLDEKSYKDMQVQTSGEFGGLGITVGMKDGALTVIAPIDDTPAYKAGVKAGDVILMIDGNSTINTNLEEAVKKMRGEPKTDITLTLVRKGEPKPIEVKITRDIIKVDSVKAKMIEDENILYIRVSNFDQNVEKKVVEAVKKYPKVKGIVLDLRNNPGGLLDQAVNLTNVFVKDGVIVSQKGRNSNENVIFNAKASKKITDTPLAVLVNGGSASASEIVSGSLQDHKRAIIIGENTFGKSSVQMVMPLGKSEAIRLTIARYYLPSGRTIQAVGVKPDLVVYPGAVPRKEFDFNIKESDLKQHLQSELEKVEKSDKTDNKTEEDKKDMITKTQVMEDIQLKTAIDTIKIQNIQINH
- the purC gene encoding phosphoribosylaminoimidazolesuccinocarboxamide synthase, with the protein product MKITKKDMIYEGKGKKMWSVNEDQDYLIAEFKDDLTAFNGEKKSSESGKGALNNKISTQLFKLLESNGIKTALVETISDTEQVVRKCQIVPLEIIVRNIATGSLTKRLGIKEGTVLPFSLVEFCYKDDDLGDPILNDEHCIILGAVKTQDDLEKLKSIARKINSILFKFFEEKNLKLVDFKIELGVDKDGNILLADEISPDSCRFWDATTNEKLDKDRFRQNIGNVKVAYEEVLRRILS
- the purS gene encoding phosphoribosylformylglycinamidine synthase subunit PurS; translation: MKVVVNVRLKSGVLDPQGKAVEHALASLGFDSINSVRIGKQIVLDVKEADENDIKKDIEKMCEELLANTVIEDYEIVL
- the purQ gene encoding phosphoribosylformylglycinamidine synthase subunit PurQ; translated protein: MKVAIINFPGTNCERDTKYAFDKLDCQTEILWHKEDSINADLVVLPGGFSYGDYLRTAAIAKFSPIMKAVVEHAKKGGYVLGICNGFQMLLELKLLDGAMNRNIGLSFISKFHYLRVVSNSNKFLSKFNINDILNIPIAHGEGNYFVDEYSLKAMYDNEQVLLKYCDEFGNSLNPNGSVDDIAGICDKNKKIFGLMPHPERAVEKILGSEDGINMLKGLLY
- a CDS encoding lysophospholipid acyltransferase family protein — its product is MKLWLKIRAFIYSVEFILSVLLVILLMSIFRKHNHKIRLIWAKFQLAFIGIKIDFHGSFDNSANMILMNHQSLLDIIVLESIYPRNLSWIAKKEIGEIPIIGLILKLPKMIPIDRKNPRSIVGLLKDVKDRLNDGRIIAIFPEGTRSRGDKLLKFQTGAKVLTQKLSLSVQPIVLVNTRKIMDSQGFKLSKGTIKVIALDKVDTSDENWLEKTRVKMQECLNKNI
- a CDS encoding fluoride efflux transporter FluC yields the protein MNIASFFAVGFGGFIGAVLRFYVGILCIKLLPTYFYFSTFIVNLISSFFIGFFLSFLISSNLKNFIIVGILGGLSTFSTFSYENFIYLQNGEFMKLCINIFLNVLLCLTFCYIGNFVAKAFCI
- a CDS encoding lipid-binding SYLF domain-containing protein, producing the protein MKKLLLIATFLVSFLNADIVQNQRVYAATNLLQDFAIDKKITPNSKNMKNVRAIAIIPGLEKGGAVLSFQGGKGIFVMKNHDHTWSSPLFFDYRGAGLGLQLGYQSSDVIMLFYTSRSFKNFFDSQITLEANANATFVNGVGSGYKNEMGELATYIRSSSDNKGVFVGASIDSAMMRINNQDTNDYYERMYDYEDILNNSPKESVQTKALKKILEKYFGTEHNFR
- a CDS encoding type II secretion system protein, with the translated sequence MKKGFTMIELIFVIVILGILAAVAIPRLSATRDDAEAVKAATNLSTIISDLGAYYTSQGAFSSELSQMTNVQLTATQKGADDGDGAQGNLAAAGIDCLKVVLHKENPINETVVNSGKPAYIAVTALNTDKPMCKKIHSMGSIDKILKGKFSYSGVTTAKTSSKAAVIGNVESNLGEFAVSGMGVKF
- a CDS encoding type II toxin-antitoxin system mRNA interferase toxin, RelE/StbE family, producing the protein MKDIKIIAYKNHEECHIRPDFLLIYRKENKILVLTLVDLGSHSELFD
- a CDS encoding type II toxin-antitoxin system mRNA interferase toxin, RelE/StbE family → MTKFKVAYTKNFKKSFKKIKHDKDLVNELKKVVNMLTNGEILDKRYKNHSI